TTCTTATCACCACGCGCTCGGCGTTGCGGCTAAGCACGTATTCCGGCGTCACTGGCACCTTGCCGCCGCCGCCGGGGGCGTCAATCACGTATTCCGGCACGGCGTAGCCGGTCGTGTGCCCGCGCAGGTTCTCCATAACCTCCAGCCCCTTGCGGACGCTGGTGCGCAAATGGGCCGAGCCTGCAATCAGGTCGCACTGGTAGAGGTAGTAAGGTTTCACGCGGCAGAGCAGCAGCTTCTGCACGTGCGCCTTCATCACCGCCGGATTGTCATTCACATTCCGCAGCAGCACCGACTGGTTGCCCAGCGGAATGCCCGCGTCGGCCAGTCGCCCCAGGGCTTCGCGCGCCTCAACCGTCAACTCCCTTGGGTGATTGGAGTGGATGCTGACGAAGAGCGGGTGATATTTGCGGAACATGGCGCATAGCTCCGGGGTGATGCGCTGCGGCAGGAAGATCGGGATGCGCGTGCCGATCCGCAGGAACTCCACGTGCGGGATGGCGCGCAGCCGGCTCAACAGATGTTCCAGCTTGTCGTCGCTGAACAGGAGCGGGTCGCCCCCGCTCAGCAGCACGTCGCGCACTTCCGGATGGAGCCGCACGTAGTCAATCTGCCGGTTGAATTCGGGGTGGAAGTCGTAGCCGCTGGCGTTGCTCACGAGGCGCGACCGGGTGCAGTAGCGGCAATACGCCGCGCACCGGTCGGTGACCAGGAACAGCACCCGGTCCGGATACCGGTGCACCAGCCCGGGCACGGGCGAATGGGAGTCCTCCCCGCACGGATCGCTCATCTCCCAGGGGGCGACGTGCGTTTCCGCCACGCGCGGGATGACCTGCCAGCGAATAGGGCAATTCTCGTCCGCCGGGTCAATGAGGTTGAAGAAATAGGGCGTGATGGCCAGCGCCAGCTTGTGGTTGGCCAGTCTCGCGCCGGCGATCTCCTCCGGCGTGAGCGTCGGCATCAGGCGTTCGAGCTGCTCGACGGTGGTAATCCGATGCTTGAGTTGCCAGTGCCAGTCGTTCCAATCCGCGTCCGGCACGTTGGCCCAGAAGCCCCGCCCGGCCGGGCGGAACTCTTTGAGCGTGCCTGTCGCGCTACACGAGGGAGGCTCGTCGCCGTTCTCCGATGACATCTTACGGTGCATTTTTCCCCTAAAATCGGGTAAGCGCACTATAAATTTGATCACGCACCTGTCAAGCGACCCGCTGGGAAGGCTGGGAGGCTGAAGGGTGGCGTTTGCGGGTTGGATAACTTGCTGCAAATCAGGCTTCGGCTGCCGGGCGCGCCCCCACTGCTACGGAATTCGCCACGGGACGGGTCCTGGACGGCCATGAGACGGCCACTAGACGGCCACTAGACGGCCATGTGACGGCCAGGAGGTCGGCCAAGGGACGGCCAGCACCCGGGCAGAGGATGGCCGCCTGGGCGGATTAGAGCGCATGGGCAGGGTAGTTCAATGGGTAGCGACCCTTTCCGGGTATTGGGGAGGCCTTTCGAGGATGGGAGGTCTGCGTTAGGCTGCTGATTATTCGCAACTCATTACTGCTGCGGTATTTACGATGTAATTGCCCTCCAGGAGGGCCCTTTTTGGGTGGGTTTGGATGTAAGTGGCTTGAAAACAGCATGTTACGCCAAAAATCTGCGGCGATGTCAAGGTTGTATCTACGGTGTGGAGACGGTGAGGATACGGTGAGGATACGGTGAGACTCCCTTGTGGGCGGCTGGCTGCTGACCCGTGTTGCCGAACGGAATCGCCGGGTTGCCAACCGGGGGGTGTGTTATTTCCGCGATTTTTGGCTCCGGGGCTGGGTATCCGGGCCTCAGCCTGACCGGCCATGGGTGCTCTTGCCTGTTGTCCCCAGTACTGGTGACTGGCGGGGGACAGTGGGTCTGGTATGGTTATGGCGTGTTAACGATGTCAGTGTGTGGCATCGGTTGAGAATTTAAAATTGTTCTCAGTGTAGAATGTGGCAGAAAGGCCGGGTGCGCAGCCCGGCCTTTCTGTTTCTTCATGGCGGCAACGTCACCTCCCCGTCTGACCGGTCGAACCCCCTTGGTGCGCGGACAATCGCCGGGGAAATTGCAGAACTGTTTGACTCAGACCAATAGGGGCGCATGCTCAAACGATGAAACCGCTATCGGAATGCCGGCTTTATGCCTTTGTGGATACCGCTTACCTGCACGGAAGGACGCCGGCGGTGGTCGCGCAGCAACTCTGCGACGGCGGCGCGGACTTGGTCCAACTCCGCGCCAAGCTCTCTCAGCCTGACGAGGTGCGGCGCATGGCCGAGGAGATCCTGCCTGTGACGCAGCGGGCAGGAGTCGGCCTGGTGATCAACGATTATCCGGCGCTCGCCTGGGAACTGGGCGCGGAGTTCTGCCACCTGGGGCAGGAGGACTTCTTTGGCGCAGGCTATACCGAGGTTTCTCAGCTCGCGACTGGAAGCGGCCCTGATGGAATGCTGGCGGAGGGGAAGCGGGCCGGCAACGCCCGAGTCAGGATTGGACTGAGCACAGCCGCGCCGGAACAGGCTCGGCGGGCGGAGGCGGCAGGGGCGGATTATTTGGGCGTCGGGCCGGTGTTTCCGACCGGCACCAAGCCATCGGCCAGGGCGGTGACGCTCGAGTATGTGCGCTGGGCAGCGGCGAACGTCCGCGTTCCGTGGTTCGCGATTGGTGGAATCAATCTGGAGAATGTGCGCGACGTGCTGGCCGCAGGCGCCACGCGCGTCTGCGTGGTGTCGGCGATTCTCAACGCGGGTGACCTTGCCGCCACTTGCCGCAGGTTCAAGGCCCACCTTTGTGCGGCTCGCTCCGAAGGGTGAAAGCGCCGGCAGAATGGCCTGCCAACGCCGATCAGAACTCAACTACGAGATCCCGGGGGCTGGCTTCGTTGGTGAAGCGAAGCCACAGCAACCGATCCGCGGAGGAGTAGTGATGATCCGCCAGTGGCTGCCCGGCGAGCGTGACGGACCGCGGAGCCGCCGGCGCGCGCAGCAGCACGACGGCAGGGGTGTTGACCACTCCTTCCACTGCCAGTGAGAGCGAGCGCCGGGTGGCCTTTGTCGGCAGGGCTTTGCACGCCGAGGCGAGCACACGCGGATCGCGGCCGCGCACGGCTTCGACGTCCAGCAGAAAGAAGCGGGAGCCTGGCGTGAGGGCGACTGATTGCCGGACGCGCAGCTCGGAGTCGAAGAGGTTTATCCAGCGGCCACGAAGGGTCCGGGGCGGGCCTGCGACCGACTCATCCAGGCCCGCGGCGATGACATACGGGCCGCGGCGCAGGAGCAGGTAGTTGGTCTCGCGCCATTTGAGCCGGGCGCGGGCGGCAGCTTGTTTCACCGTGGCGACCAGGCGCGCGTCTCCCGCGGCGCTCGTGGCCAAGGCGGCGGGGTTTTCACGCATCCAGATGACAGCGCCTTTGCCGACGGGCATGAGGTGTGAACCGTGGCCGCCGCTGTTAGTCGGGGCCAGGTTGGGTGAAGAAGAAGTGCGCCGACTGACGTCGGCGGCTACGAGGGTTAGTTGTTCGAAGAGATGCTCGCGCGGGGTGCGGTAATGGCGGCCATCGCTGTTCCACCACTCGCGGACGGTGTTATAGGGGTCAGCGTCGTCATCGCAGACGACCAGCACGCCGCCGCGCTTGACCCAGGCGGCGAGCGACTGGTGCACCTCGGGGCTGAGCGGCTTCTGGCCGTGGTAGGAGAGGAGCAGGACGCGGAAGCCCTTGAGGTAATCCGGCAGAGTCAGATTCTCGAGTTGCACGGGCGTGAGCGGCATGCCGCGCTTGAGCAGCGGCAGGGCCAGGCCGTAAATGTGGCTGAGGTGGGGGTCGCTGGGGGTCGGTTCGCCGCGCTGGAACATCAGCGAGTCACTGACGATCAGGCCGATGCCGGTGGTGCCACAGTCCCACTCGAGGCGGTGTTGGTTCATGTCATTGAGCGCCTGGCAGACCGTCTGCACCTCGGTGGCGTAGGCCGGGGGCATGGGCTCGCGCTCGCCCGGTTTGCCGGGCTTCGGATACTGGCCGCCGAACACGCGCTCCGGCCAGGGCGCGACTTCGAAGCGCCACACGTCGGGTTGAAGCAGAGAGGCAACCATGGTGGATTCCCAGTTGACGCGGTAGTCGGTCCAGTCGTGGTCGGGGTTGTCCTCGACGGGGTCGTTGAGGAACCAGAGATGGCGGCCGGTGCCGCGGACGAGATTCATCATGGCGCCGTATTCCAGGAAGGCGGTTTCGAAGGTGCGCTCGCGCAGTTGGCCGCGGAACAGGTTCGGGGTGCGGGCGGTGCCGGTCCAGACCTGGGCGATGTAGCCGTCGCAGCCGTTGAGGCGCGCGAGGCTGGATTCGGGGCTGACGATGCGCCAGTGGGCGTAGCTGAGCAGGCTGTGTGATGGGACATAGCACCGCACACGCCGGCCGGTGCGGCGGTTGTAGTCCTGCACATGGTCGAACACCTGCTGCAAGGCGCGCCGGTAGAGGTAATACTTGAGCCTGGAGGAACGCCACTGGGCATCCACGGAAGTATGCGGCGGCTGCCAGTCCTCGCGATAGTGGTTCCGCCACTCGCGTTTGAAGCCTTCCGAATAGCCGCCGTGAACCCAGAACTCCGGCTCTTCCAGGTGGATCGCCTCAGCCCCGGCATCGAGCGCGCGCTGGACGCCCTGGCACAGGAATCGCCCGTAGTTTGTCCCGGGGCACATGTAGTAAACATCGCCTCCGTGGCTGATCTTGTTCCCCGCCCGATCCGTCTGGGCGTCGTCCTCGTGGTTGACGCCGTCGAACCGCCCGTAGAGGTAATCCTGGTAGTTGCCCCAGGAGACGCCTGTCATGACGTGAATGCGGTAGCCGCGGTCCCGCCACGTCTGGATGCGTTGCGGGAGACCGGGGTCCACGCCGTAGGCAATGGCCACATCCGAGCGCAGGTTGGCGATGGCGCTCCACGGCGCCGCGGTCTGGAAGCAGGTGCGCTCGAGGTGCTGTTGAGGGTCGAGTGGGAAGGGAGGAGGTGCGTCTGCGGCAAAGACGGTGGATGCTGCCAACAGGATGGCCGAGCGGATCAGTGCCGGGGGCAACATGGGGATTTGATTCGTCACGCCCGGACAGCATTCACCGTAGCTGCCACCTCTGCAAGCCTGGTGTGCGGCTCCGGACGGGCGCAGTAGTCTATCGTTCCGGTTCGGCAGGCTTCCGGGCGGGTTGCAGGCGCAGCATGGCGGCGGCGTAGCGGCGGCCGAACTCGCGCTGGGAGGAGGCGTCGAAGTGTAGCTGGTCGCCTTTGTGGTTCAGGCCTTTGGAGGGGGCGCAAGCGGTGGCGGGGACTTTGTCAGGAAGCGCAGCGAGGGCGCCGTTGACGACGCGGGCATAGGGCGATTTGTCCGGACCACGGTCATAGAGGAACTCGCCGATCTGACCCACAACCACGGGCAACCCGGGAGCGGCAAGGTCGGCGCGTATGTCCTGGATCATCCCGGCGAGGCGTTCGCCGTAGGTATTAGCATTCGTGGCTGTGCCGGAGTCGCTTTCCCCCTGGTGCCAGAGAATCCCCTTCAGCGTGCCATCGCGCGCCGCCAGTTTGGCTCGGTGGACCGCATTGGAGTACAAGTCGCCGCCGTGCTGCCAGCGTTTCAGCGCTGTGCCGCCGACCGCGCACGGAACCAGGCCGATCGTCGCGCCAGGGGTCTTCTCGGCCATGGCCTTGCCGAAAGCCAGGCCCGGCCCCACGCCGAGCATCTGCGGCTTGTCGCGCGTGATCGGCTCGACGGCAGCTTCCCACCGGTTCGCGAGACTGAAGACCAGCACGCGCGGATGAGGTGTTATGTCCTCGGCGCCGAGTTTGCC
Above is a genomic segment from Candidatus Paceibacterota bacterium containing:
- the thiE gene encoding thiamine phosphate synthase, yielding MKPLSECRLYAFVDTAYLHGRTPAVVAQQLCDGGADLVQLRAKLSQPDEVRRMAEEILPVTQRAGVGLVINDYPALAWELGAEFCHLGQEDFFGAGYTEVSQLATGSGPDGMLAEGKRAGNARVRIGLSTAAPEQARRAEAAGADYLGVGPVFPTGTKPSARAVTLEYVRWAAANVRVPWFAIGGINLENVRDVLAAGATRVCVVSAILNAGDLAATCRRFKAHLCAARSEG
- a CDS encoding KamA family radical SAM protein, whose translation is MSSENGDEPPSCSATGTLKEFRPAGRGFWANVPDADWNDWHWQLKHRITTVEQLERLMPTLTPEEIAGARLANHKLALAITPYFFNLIDPADENCPIRWQVIPRVAETHVAPWEMSDPCGEDSHSPVPGLVHRYPDRVLFLVTDRCAAYCRYCTRSRLVSNASGYDFHPEFNRQIDYVRLHPEVRDVLLSGGDPLLFSDDKLEHLLSRLRAIPHVEFLRIGTRIPIFLPQRITPELCAMFRKYHPLFVSIHSNHPRELTVEAREALGRLADAGIPLGNQSVLLRNVNDNPAVMKAHVQKLLLCRVKPYYLYQCDLIAGSAHLRTSVRKGLEVMENLRGHTTGYAVPEYVIDAPGGGGKVPVTPEYVLSRNAERVVIRNYEGRIFEYPEASDGTPLLAPPREIEEPELV
- a CDS encoding sialate O-acetylesterase encodes the protein MNNSLEIPALSAFALCSALVALDAQTTSDSTPPQLPAKEKLHLYLLMGQSNMAGRGKLGAEDITPHPRVLVFSLANRWEAAVEPITRDKPQMLGVGPGLAFGKAMAEKTPGATIGLVPCAVGGTALKRWQHGGDLYSNAVHRAKLAARDGTLKGILWHQGESDSGTATNANTYGERLAGMIQDIRADLAAPGLPVVVGQIGEFLYDRGPDKSPYARVVNGALAALPDKVPATACAPSKGLNHKGDQLHFDASSQREFGRRYAAAMLRLQPARKPAEPER